The proteins below come from a single Streptomyces sp. SCSIO 75703 genomic window:
- the cysD gene encoding sulfate adenylyltransferase subunit CysD produces MTTTVPTAEGGEGVADGPYALSHLDALESEAVHILREVAGEFERPVILFSGGKDSIVMLHLALKAFAPAAVPFSLLHVDTGHNFPEVLAYRDRAVQRHGLRLHVASVQEYIDRGVLKERPDGTRNPLQTVPLTEKIREERFDAVFGGGRRDEEKARAKERVFSLRDEFSQWDPRRQRPELWNLYNGRHSPGEHVRVFPLSNWTELDVWQYIAREDIELPAIYYAHEREVFARSGMWLTAGDWGGPKEGETVQKRRVRYRTVGDMSCTGAVDSDADTIGKVIAEIAASRLTERGATRADDKLSEAAMEDRKREGYF; encoded by the coding sequence ATGACGACGACCGTGCCGACGGCCGAGGGGGGCGAGGGCGTCGCCGACGGCCCGTACGCCCTCTCCCACCTGGACGCCCTGGAGTCCGAGGCGGTCCACATCCTGCGCGAGGTGGCGGGCGAGTTCGAACGGCCGGTGATCCTCTTCTCCGGCGGCAAGGACTCCATCGTCATGCTGCACCTGGCGCTCAAGGCGTTCGCCCCCGCCGCCGTGCCGTTCTCGCTGCTGCACGTCGACACCGGGCACAACTTCCCCGAGGTGCTGGCCTACCGGGACCGCGCGGTGCAACGGCACGGGCTGCGGCTGCACGTCGCCTCCGTGCAGGAGTACATCGACCGCGGGGTGCTCAAGGAGCGCCCGGACGGCACCCGCAACCCGCTGCAGACGGTGCCGCTGACCGAGAAGATCCGCGAGGAGCGCTTCGACGCGGTCTTCGGCGGCGGGCGCCGCGACGAGGAGAAGGCCCGCGCCAAGGAACGGGTCTTCTCGCTGCGCGACGAGTTCTCCCAGTGGGACCCGCGCCGCCAGCGCCCCGAGCTGTGGAACCTGTACAACGGCCGGCACTCCCCCGGCGAGCACGTGCGCGTCTTCCCGCTCTCCAACTGGACCGAGCTGGACGTGTGGCAGTACATCGCCCGCGAGGACATCGAACTCCCGGCGATCTACTACGCCCACGAGCGCGAGGTCTTCGCCCGCTCCGGCATGTGGCTGACCGCCGGCGACTGGGGCGGCCCGAAGGAGGGCGAGACGGTCCAGAAGCGGCGCGTGCGCTACCGCACCGTCGGCGACATGTCCTGCACCGGCGCGGTCGACTCCGACGCCGACACCATCGGCAAGGTGATCGCCGAGATCGCCGCCTCCCGGCTCACCGAACGCGGCGCCACCCGGGCCGACGACAAGCTCTCCGAGGCCGCGATGGAAGACCGCAAGCGCGAGGGGTACTTCTAG
- a CDS encoding nitrite/sulfite reductase codes for MTATPPRPAAPTPRRKVSRHRGEGQWAAGHHTPLNGNEQFKKDDDGLNVRTRIETIYSQRGFDSIDPNDLRGRMRWWGLYTQRKQGIDGGKTAVLAPEELDDRYFMLRVRIDGGALTTRQLRVVGEISQEFARGTADITDRQNVQYHWIRIEDVPEIWNRLEGVGLSTVTACGDTPRVMVGSPVAGIAEDEIIDATPALEEMKRRVLGNPAYSNLPRKFKTAISGSPVLDVVHEINDVAFVGVRHPEHGPGFDLWVGGGLSTNPKLGVRLGAWVPLEDVPDVYEGVLSIFRDHGYRRLRNRARLKFLVADWGAEKFRRVLEEDYLGRALTDGPAPAEPSGRWRDHIGVHRQKDGRCYVGFAPRVGRVDGATLTKLADLAEAHGSGRVRTTVEQKMIILDVEEARVDSLVESLEALDLTARPSPFRRGTMACTGIEFCKLAIVETKARGSSLIDELERRIPDFDEPITINLNGCPNACARIQVADIGLKGQLVLDEDGRQVEGYQVHLGGALGLDPGFGRKVRGLKVTAAGLPDYIERVLTRYRAERQDGERFATWAARASEEALS; via the coding sequence ATGACCGCCACGCCGCCGCGACCCGCTGCCCCGACTCCCCGCCGCAAGGTGAGCCGTCACCGCGGCGAGGGCCAGTGGGCCGCCGGTCACCACACTCCGCTCAACGGCAACGAGCAGTTCAAGAAGGACGACGACGGTCTCAACGTGCGGACACGTATTGAGACGATCTACTCCCAGCGGGGTTTCGACTCCATCGACCCCAACGACCTGCGCGGGCGCATGCGCTGGTGGGGCCTGTACACCCAGCGCAAGCAGGGCATCGACGGCGGGAAGACGGCCGTCCTCGCGCCGGAGGAGCTGGACGACCGCTACTTCATGCTCCGCGTCCGTATCGACGGCGGCGCGCTGACCACCCGCCAGCTCCGGGTCGTCGGCGAGATCTCGCAGGAGTTCGCGCGCGGCACCGCCGACATCACCGACCGGCAGAACGTGCAGTACCACTGGATCCGGATCGAGGACGTGCCCGAGATCTGGAACCGCCTGGAGGGCGTGGGCCTCTCCACGGTCACCGCCTGCGGCGACACCCCCCGCGTGATGGTCGGCTCCCCGGTCGCGGGCATCGCCGAGGACGAGATCATCGACGCCACGCCCGCCCTGGAGGAGATGAAGCGCCGCGTCCTCGGCAACCCCGCGTACTCCAACCTGCCGCGGAAGTTCAAGACCGCCATCTCCGGTTCCCCGGTCCTCGACGTGGTCCACGAGATCAACGACGTGGCCTTCGTCGGCGTCCGCCACCCCGAGCACGGACCGGGCTTCGACCTGTGGGTCGGCGGCGGCCTGTCCACCAACCCCAAGCTGGGCGTCCGCCTCGGCGCCTGGGTGCCGCTGGAGGACGTGCCGGACGTCTACGAGGGCGTCCTGTCGATCTTCCGCGACCACGGCTACCGGCGGCTGCGCAACCGAGCCCGGCTCAAGTTCCTGGTCGCCGACTGGGGCGCGGAGAAGTTCCGCCGGGTCCTGGAGGAGGACTACCTCGGCCGCGCGCTGACCGACGGCCCCGCGCCCGCCGAGCCGTCCGGCCGCTGGCGCGACCACATCGGCGTGCACCGGCAGAAGGACGGCCGCTGCTACGTGGGCTTCGCGCCGCGCGTCGGCCGGGTCGACGGCGCCACCCTCACCAAGCTCGCCGATCTCGCCGAGGCCCACGGATCGGGCCGGGTGCGGACCACCGTCGAGCAGAAGATGATCATCCTGGACGTGGAGGAGGCGCGGGTCGACTCCCTCGTGGAGTCCCTGGAGGCGCTCGACCTCACCGCCCGGCCCTCCCCCTTCCGGCGCGGCACCATGGCCTGCACCGGCATCGAGTTCTGCAAGCTGGCCATCGTCGAGACCAAGGCGCGCGGCTCCTCGCTCATCGACGAACTGGAGCGCCGCATCCCGGACTTCGACGAGCCGATCACCATCAACCTCAACGGCTGCCCCAACGCCTGCGCCCGCATCCAGGTAGCGGACATCGGCCTGAAGGGCCAGCTCGTCCTCGACGAGGACGGCAGGCAGGTCGAGGGCTACCAGGTGCACCTGGGCGGCGCCCTCGGCCTGGACCCGGGCTTCGGCCGCAAGGTGCGCGGCCTGAAGGTGACCGCGGCCGGACTGCCCGACTACATCGAGCGCGTCCTCACCCGCTACCGGGCCGAACGCCAGGACGGCGAGCGCTTCGCCACCTGGGCCGCCCGCGCCTCCGAAGAGGCCCTGTCGTGA
- the cysC gene encoding adenylyl-sulfate kinase, whose product MTTGATVWLTGLPSAGKTTIAYELAGRLRAEGRRVEVLDGDEIREFLSAGLGFGREDRHTNVQRIGFVAELLARNGVTALVPVIAPYADSRDAVRKRHEENGTAYLEVHVATPVAVCSARDVKGLYAKQAAGELTGLTGVDDPYEEPVAPDLRLASQDQTVGESAAAVYALLSERGLA is encoded by the coding sequence GTGACGACCGGAGCCACCGTCTGGCTCACGGGTCTGCCGAGCGCCGGCAAGACCACCATCGCGTACGAACTGGCGGGCCGGCTGCGCGCGGAGGGCCGCCGCGTCGAGGTGCTCGACGGCGACGAGATCCGCGAGTTCCTCTCCGCGGGCCTCGGCTTCGGCCGCGAGGACCGGCACACCAACGTGCAGCGCATCGGCTTCGTCGCCGAACTGCTCGCCCGCAACGGCGTCACGGCGCTGGTCCCGGTGATCGCCCCGTACGCGGACAGCCGGGACGCCGTCCGCAAACGCCACGAGGAGAACGGCACCGCCTACCTGGAGGTGCACGTGGCCACCCCGGTCGCGGTGTGCTCGGCGCGGGACGTCAAGGGCCTGTACGCCAAGCAGGCCGCGGGCGAGCTGACAGGGCTCACCGGGGTCGACGACCCGTACGAGGAGCCCGTCGCGCCCGACCTGCGCCTCGCCTCGCAGGACCAGACCGTCGGGGAATCCGCCGCCGCGGTGTACGCCCTGCTCAGCGAAAGGGGACTGGCATGA
- a CDS encoding phosphoadenylyl-sulfate reductase, whose translation MTALWDEAPAEELAALARRAGRDLEDAPALEILRWAAETFGRGFCVTSSMEDAVVAHLASRVLPGVDVVFLDTGYHFPETIGTRDAVEAVMDVNVLTLTPRRTVAEQDAEHGPRLYERDPDLCCALRKVRPLEDGLAGYRAWATGLRRDESPTRAGTPVVGWDARRGKVKVSPIARWSPDDVAAYVAEHGVLTNPLLTDGYTSVGCAPCTRRVREGEDARAGRWAGRSKTECGLHG comes from the coding sequence ATGACCGCCCTGTGGGACGAGGCGCCGGCCGAGGAGCTGGCGGCCCTCGCCCGGCGCGCCGGCCGGGACCTGGAGGACGCCCCCGCCCTGGAGATCCTGCGCTGGGCCGCCGAGACCTTCGGCCGCGGCTTCTGCGTCACCTCCTCGATGGAGGACGCGGTCGTCGCCCACCTGGCCTCGCGGGTGCTGCCCGGCGTGGACGTGGTGTTCCTCGACACCGGCTACCACTTCCCCGAGACCATCGGCACCCGGGACGCGGTGGAGGCCGTGATGGACGTCAACGTCCTCACCCTCACGCCGCGGCGGACCGTCGCCGAGCAGGACGCCGAGCACGGGCCCCGGCTGTACGAGCGCGACCCCGACCTGTGCTGCGCGCTGCGCAAGGTGCGCCCGCTGGAGGACGGACTCGCCGGCTACCGCGCCTGGGCCACCGGACTGCGCCGCGACGAGTCCCCCACCCGGGCGGGCACGCCCGTCGTCGGCTGGGACGCCCGGCGGGGCAAGGTGAAGGTCTCCCCCATCGCCCGGTGGTCACCGGACGATGTGGCGGCGTACGTCGCCGAGCACGGGGTCCTCACCAACCCGCTGCTGACGGACGGCTACACCTCCGTCGGCTGCGCACCCTGCACCCGGCGCGTCCGGGAGGGCGAGGACGCCCGCGCCGGCCGCTGGGCGGGCCGCTCCAAGACCGAGTGCGGACTGCACGGCTGA
- a CDS encoding putative leader peptide, with translation MPGTGTALVSRRHVDLGRMSSAICPGR, from the coding sequence ATGCCTGGAACTGGAACCGCCTTGGTGAGTCGACGTCACGTCGACCTCGGCCGCATGTCCAGCGCCATCTGTCCGGGCCGCTGA
- a CDS encoding helix-turn-helix domain-containing protein: protein MALSPLDVTQFAAADAARAARMLSEVRSARLAGRPGPVAPRPVIEESWGRMLRSGVDPDRDVRSGLLSREEVERRRSASPLRLVLPVLREGLLSVADVAHHIMVVADADGRVLWREGSGPVLRKADGLGFELGADWREETVGTNGVGTPAVTRRPVQVFAAEHFVRSHTGWTCAGAPISDPRNGALIGVVDVSGPLETMHPATLAWVTSVAGLAEARLRELHLRSLERLRAVAAPVLARIGGRALVVDRDGWTAAVTGMPFTERVLLPKYAGSGPRWLPVLGACVVEPLDEGWLVRAVEEPVGPAVTRIVLDLAQPRRWSVRVLGGSDAWERELSPRHAELLYLLAVHRGGRSAAELAEDLFGDPARTVTARAEMSRVRRYLGAYLLPRPYRFCEEAEVETLLPVDPRDLLPHSTAPAISRLRGVPAGP from the coding sequence GTGGCGCTCTCGCCGTTGGACGTGACGCAGTTCGCCGCAGCCGACGCGGCGCGCGCCGCGCGGATGCTCAGCGAGGTCCGCTCGGCCCGGCTCGCCGGCCGGCCGGGCCCGGTGGCGCCGCGCCCGGTGATCGAGGAGTCCTGGGGGCGGATGCTGCGCAGCGGTGTCGACCCGGACCGGGACGTCCGCTCGGGGCTGCTCTCGCGGGAGGAGGTGGAGCGCCGCCGGTCGGCCTCGCCGCTGCGGCTGGTGCTGCCGGTGCTGCGCGAGGGGCTGTTGTCGGTCGCGGACGTGGCGCACCACATCATGGTGGTCGCGGACGCGGACGGCCGGGTGCTGTGGCGGGAGGGCAGCGGGCCGGTGCTGCGCAAGGCCGACGGGCTGGGCTTCGAACTGGGCGCGGACTGGCGGGAGGAGACCGTCGGCACCAACGGGGTGGGCACCCCGGCGGTCACCCGGCGCCCGGTGCAGGTATTCGCCGCCGAGCACTTCGTCCGCTCGCACACCGGCTGGACCTGTGCCGGGGCGCCGATCAGCGATCCGCGCAACGGCGCGCTGATCGGGGTGGTCGACGTGAGCGGGCCGCTGGAGACGATGCACCCGGCGACGCTGGCCTGGGTCACCTCGGTGGCGGGGCTCGCGGAGGCGCGGCTGCGGGAGTTGCACCTGCGGTCCCTGGAGCGGCTGCGGGCGGTGGCGGCCCCGGTGCTGGCCCGTATCGGCGGCCGGGCGCTGGTGGTCGACCGGGACGGGTGGACGGCCGCGGTGACGGGGATGCCGTTCACGGAGCGGGTGCTGCTGCCCAAGTACGCCGGTTCGGGGCCGCGGTGGCTGCCGGTGCTCGGGGCGTGCGTGGTGGAGCCGCTGGACGAGGGGTGGCTGGTCCGGGCGGTCGAGGAGCCGGTCGGGCCGGCGGTCACGCGGATCGTGCTGGACCTCGCGCAGCCGCGTCGCTGGTCGGTGCGGGTGCTGGGCGGCTCGGACGCCTGGGAGCGGGAACTGAGCCCGCGGCACGCGGAGTTGCTGTACCTGCTCGCGGTGCACCGGGGCGGGCGCAGCGCGGCGGAGCTGGCCGAGGACCTGTTCGGGGACCCGGCCCGGACGGTGACGGCGCGGGCCGAGATGTCGCGGGTGCGGCGCTACCTCGGGGCGTACCTCCTCCCCCGGCCGTATCGTTTCTGCGAGGAGGCGGAGGTCGAGACGCTCCTCCCCGTCGACCCGCGCGACCTCCTCCCGCACTCCACCGCCCCGGCGATATCCCGCCTGCGCGGGGTCCCGGCGGGGCCGTGA
- a CDS encoding aliphatic sulfonate ABC transporter substrate-binding protein, with translation MPATTALRRTLAALAALPLLTLAACGYGSQAKEDDTARVAAGAEKTDGLDSVRIGYFGNITHATALVGRQKGFFQQELGGTKATYATFNAGPSEIEALNSGSIDIGWIGPSPAINGYTKSGGKNLRIIAGSASGGVKLVVDPEKIRSVGDVRGKRIATPQLGNTQDVAFLNWVAEQGWKVDPQSGRGDVTVVRSDNKVTPDAYRAGSLDGAWVPEPTASRLVAEGGKVLLDEADLWPDKKFVITNVIVSQKFLEEHPKAVEAVLRASVDANEWITDHPDEAKAAANRQLEADTGKALPAGVLDPAWESIRLTDDPLAATLDAQAAHAVKAGLLDEPDLRGIYDLTLLNKVRRAKGEPALDDAGLGIG, from the coding sequence GTGCCTGCCACCACCGCCCTGCGCCGTACCCTCGCGGCCCTGGCCGCCCTCCCCCTGCTCACCCTCGCGGCCTGCGGCTACGGCTCCCAGGCGAAGGAGGACGACACGGCGCGGGTCGCCGCGGGCGCCGAGAAGACGGACGGGCTGGACTCCGTCCGGATCGGCTACTTCGGCAACATCACCCACGCCACCGCCCTCGTCGGCCGCCAGAAGGGTTTCTTCCAGCAGGAGCTGGGCGGCACCAAGGCCACCTACGCCACCTTCAACGCGGGCCCCTCCGAGATCGAGGCGCTCAACTCCGGCTCCATCGACATCGGCTGGATCGGCCCGTCCCCGGCGATCAACGGCTACACCAAGTCCGGCGGCAAGAACCTGCGCATCATCGCCGGTTCGGCGTCCGGCGGGGTGAAACTGGTGGTCGACCCCGAGAAGATCCGCTCCGTCGGGGACGTCAGGGGCAAGCGGATCGCCACCCCGCAGCTCGGCAACACCCAGGACGTCGCCTTCCTCAACTGGGTGGCGGAGCAGGGCTGGAAGGTCGACCCGCAGAGCGGCCGGGGCGACGTGACGGTGGTCCGCAGCGACAACAAGGTCACCCCCGACGCCTACCGGGCGGGCTCGCTGGACGGGGCGTGGGTGCCGGAGCCGACCGCGTCCCGGCTGGTCGCCGAGGGCGGCAAGGTGCTGCTGGACGAGGCGGACCTGTGGCCGGACAAGAAGTTCGTGATCACCAACGTCATCGTGTCGCAGAAGTTCCTCGAGGAGCACCCGAAGGCGGTCGAGGCGGTACTGCGGGCCTCGGTCGACGCCAACGAGTGGATCACCGACCACCCGGACGAGGCCAAGGCCGCCGCCAACAGGCAACTGGAGGCCGACACCGGCAAGGCGCTGCCCGCCGGCGTGCTCGACCCGGCGTGGGAGTCCATCCGGCTCACCGACGACCCGCTGGCGGCCACCCTGGACGCCCAGGCGGCGCACGCCGTGAAGGCGGGCCTGCTCGACGAGCCCGACCTCCGGGGCATCTACGACCTCACGCTGCTCAACAAGGTCCGCAGGGCCAAGGGCGAGCCCGCGCTCGACGACGCCGGTCTCGGCATCGGCTGA
- a CDS encoding GTP-binding protein codes for MTRTTEHSEPLPAEPSASTTLLRFATAGSVDDGKSTLVGRLLHDSKSVLADQLEAVERASAHRGQDTPDLALLTDGLRAEREQGITIDVAYRYFATPRRRFILADTPGHVQYTRNMVTGASTAELTVILVDARNGVVEQTRRHAAIAALLRVPHVVLAVNKMDLAEYRESVFAAIAGEFTAYATELGIPEVTAIPISALAGDNVVEPSAHMDWYGGPTVLEHLETVPVSHDLAHCHARLPVQYVIRPQTAEHPDYRGYAGQIAAGGFRVGDPVTVLPSGRTTRLAGIDLLGRPVDAAWTPQSVTLLLEDDIDVSRGDLIVPSADAPATTQDLEATVCHVADQPLGVGQRVLLKHGTRTVKAIVEDIPSRLSLDDLSPHPRPGRLAANDIGRVRLRTAEPLPADEYADSRRTGSFILIDPHDGTTLTAGMVGASLAARPAPEAADEDGWDF; via the coding sequence ATGACCCGCACCACCGAACACTCCGAGCCGCTGCCGGCCGAGCCGTCCGCGTCGACCACGCTGCTGCGGTTCGCCACCGCCGGGTCCGTCGACGACGGCAAGTCCACGCTCGTGGGACGGCTGCTGCACGACTCCAAGTCGGTCCTCGCCGACCAGTTGGAGGCCGTCGAGCGGGCCTCCGCGCACCGCGGGCAGGACACCCCGGACCTGGCGCTGCTCACCGACGGCCTGCGCGCCGAGCGCGAGCAGGGCATCACCATCGACGTGGCCTACCGGTACTTCGCCACGCCCCGGCGCCGGTTCATCCTCGCCGACACGCCGGGCCACGTGCAGTACACCCGCAACATGGTCACCGGCGCCTCCACCGCCGAGCTGACGGTGATCCTGGTCGACGCCCGCAACGGCGTCGTCGAGCAGACCCGGCGGCACGCCGCGATCGCCGCGCTGCTGCGGGTGCCGCACGTGGTCCTCGCCGTCAACAAGATGGACCTGGCCGAGTACCGGGAGTCCGTCTTCGCCGCCATCGCCGGGGAGTTCACGGCGTACGCCACCGAACTGGGCATCCCCGAGGTCACCGCGATCCCCATCTCGGCGCTCGCCGGCGACAACGTGGTGGAGCCGTCCGCCCACATGGACTGGTACGGCGGCCCCACCGTGCTGGAGCACCTGGAGACCGTCCCGGTCAGCCACGACCTGGCGCACTGCCACGCCCGGCTGCCCGTGCAGTACGTGATCCGCCCGCAGACCGCCGAGCACCCCGACTACCGGGGCTACGCGGGCCAGATAGCCGCCGGCGGCTTCCGCGTCGGCGACCCGGTCACCGTGCTGCCGTCCGGCCGCACGACCCGGCTGGCCGGCATCGACCTGCTGGGCCGGCCGGTGGACGCCGCCTGGACCCCGCAGTCGGTGACGCTGCTGCTGGAGGACGACATCGACGTCTCCCGCGGCGACCTCATCGTGCCGAGCGCGGACGCCCCCGCCACCACCCAGGACCTGGAGGCCACCGTCTGCCACGTCGCCGACCAGCCTCTCGGCGTCGGACAGCGGGTCCTGCTCAAACACGGCACCCGCACGGTCAAGGCGATCGTCGAGGACATCCCGTCCCGGCTCTCCCTGGACGACCTCTCCCCGCACCCGCGTCCCGGCCGGCTCGCCGCCAACGACATCGGCCGGGTGCGCCTGCGCACCGCCGAGCCGCTGCCCGCCGACGAGTACGCCGACTCGCGGCGCACCGGGTCCTTCATCCTGATCGACCCGCACGACGGCACCACGCTCACCGCGGGCATGGTCGGCGCCTCGCTGGCCGCGCGGCCGGCGCCCGAGGCGGCCGACGAGGACGGGTGGGACTTCTGA
- a CDS encoding acyl-CoA dehydrogenase family protein — protein sequence MAGSTHTVTDQAPPLVDHDVFTADRALAEAVRRHLAPGVREEALSELSELGRACGSAQVREWGGQADRNPPVLRARDPRGRRVDEVAYHPAWHRLLGRGVGAGLTSAWTRPGGHVRRAAGLLVWTQADAGAALPLSATHAAVPALRAEPERAAEWEPPLTSPVYDPEPRPLRHKAGALCAPALAERRDGDPVSVTTSARPSGVDGTYELTGHAWFCAAPTADGLLVLARASGRAGDEDADGPDCFLVPRVLPDGTRNPFRLRRLEDTLGHRSAARAEVGFAGTRALRIGPGGHGARTLAQTRAAMRLDGVVGSAALMRRAVAEAVHHRAHREVSGASLADRPLARAVLADLAVESEAATVLALRLAAALDDGGEDERALLRLALPAAAFRVTGRCAPVVVEAAECLGDAGYAEESGLPRLVRAAPLGSLWAGPGNVLALDAVRVLGRDPAALDAYLSEVGRARGADRRLDTAIRGVLTELADLEAAECRARRVAERLALVLQGALLVRHGPPKVADTFCAARLGGDGGSAFGTLPPTPDLAAVVRRARPVS from the coding sequence ATGGCAGGCAGCACCCACACCGTGACCGACCAGGCCCCGCCGTTGGTGGACCACGACGTCTTCACCGCCGACCGGGCCCTCGCGGAGGCCGTCCGGCGGCATCTGGCGCCCGGGGTCCGCGAGGAGGCGCTGTCGGAACTGTCCGAGCTGGGCCGGGCCTGCGGGTCGGCCCAGGTGCGCGAGTGGGGCGGGCAGGCCGACCGGAACCCGCCGGTCCTGCGCGCCCGCGACCCCCGGGGGCGGCGGGTCGACGAGGTCGCGTACCACCCGGCCTGGCACCGGCTGCTGGGCAGGGGCGTCGGCGCGGGGCTGACCTCGGCGTGGACGCGGCCCGGCGGGCACGTGCGGCGCGCGGCCGGGCTCCTGGTGTGGACGCAGGCCGACGCGGGCGCCGCCCTGCCCCTGTCCGCGACGCACGCGGCGGTGCCCGCGCTGCGCGCCGAGCCCGAACGGGCCGCCGAGTGGGAGCCGCCGCTGACCTCCCCGGTGTACGACCCGGAACCGCGCCCTCTGCGGCACAAGGCGGGCGCGCTGTGCGCCCCGGCCCTCGCCGAGCGGCGGGACGGCGACCCGGTGTCGGTCACCACCTCGGCCCGGCCCTCGGGCGTGGACGGCACGTACGAACTGACCGGCCACGCCTGGTTCTGCGCGGCGCCCACCGCCGACGGCCTCCTGGTCCTGGCCCGCGCCTCCGGGCGGGCCGGGGACGAGGACGCCGACGGGCCGGACTGCTTCCTGGTGCCGCGCGTCCTGCCGGACGGCACCCGCAATCCCTTCCGCCTCCGGCGCCTCGAGGACACCCTCGGCCACCGCTCCGCCGCCCGCGCCGAGGTCGGGTTCGCCGGGACCCGTGCCCTGCGGATCGGCCCCGGGGGCCACGGCGCGCGCACCCTCGCGCAGACGCGGGCGGCGATGCGGCTGGACGGCGTGGTGGGCTCGGCCGCCCTGATGCGCCGGGCCGTCGCCGAGGCCGTCCACCACCGCGCCCACCGGGAGGTGTCCGGCGCGAGCCTCGCCGACCGCCCGCTGGCGCGCGCCGTCCTCGCCGACCTCGCCGTCGAGTCGGAGGCCGCCACGGTGCTCGCCCTGCGCCTCGCGGCGGCCCTGGACGACGGCGGGGAGGACGAACGGGCCCTGCTGCGGCTCGCGCTGCCGGCCGCCGCGTTCCGGGTGACCGGGCGCTGCGCCCCGGTGGTGGTGGAGGCGGCCGAATGCCTGGGCGACGCCGGGTACGCCGAGGAGTCGGGGCTGCCCCGGCTGGTGCGCGCGGCGCCGCTCGGTTCCCTGTGGGCGGGTCCCGGCAACGTCCTCGCCCTGGACGCGGTGCGGGTGCTCGGGCGGGACCCGGCGGCGCTGGACGCGTACCTGAGCGAGGTGGGCCGGGCGCGGGGCGCCGACCGGCGGCTGGACACGGCGATCCGGGGGGTGCTGACCGAACTCGCCGACCTGGAGGCCGCCGAGTGCCGGGCGCGTCGGGTGGCCGAACGGCTGGCGCTGGTGCTCCAGGGCGCGCTGCTGGTCCGGCACGGGCCGCCCAAGGTGGCCGACACGTTCTGTGCCGCGCGGCTGGGCGGTGACGGGGGCTCGGCCTTCGGGACGCTGCCGCCGACACCGGATCTGGCGGCGGTGGTGAGACGGGCGCGGCCCGTTTCCTGA
- a CDS encoding GNAT family N-acetyltransferase, giving the protein MSHIAVTTWSLEQTAPTDLLPAAAPEGDVRIVRSEVPSPEFSRFLYASVGADIRWTDRLGWSYARWREHLERPGVETWVAYDRGTPAGYVELAAGDDGVVEIEYFGLIPAFRGRRIGGHLLAYGTARAWDLGERRPELPPTKRVWLHTCSKDGEHAMANYRRRGFRLFDTKVEEEPEVATPGPWPGAFAG; this is encoded by the coding sequence ATGAGCCACATCGCCGTGACCACTTGGTCCCTGGAGCAGACCGCACCGACCGACCTGCTGCCCGCCGCCGCCCCGGAGGGCGACGTGCGGATCGTCCGCTCCGAGGTGCCCTCCCCCGAGTTCAGCCGCTTCCTGTACGCCTCCGTCGGCGCCGACATCCGCTGGACCGACCGGCTGGGCTGGAGCTACGCGCGCTGGCGGGAGCACCTGGAGCGGCCCGGCGTGGAGACCTGGGTCGCCTACGACCGGGGGACGCCCGCCGGGTACGTCGAACTGGCGGCCGGGGACGACGGGGTCGTGGAGATCGAGTACTTCGGCCTGATCCCGGCCTTCCGCGGCCGGCGCATCGGCGGCCACCTGCTGGCGTACGGCACCGCCCGCGCCTGGGACCTGGGCGAGCGCCGGCCGGAACTGCCCCCGACCAAGCGGGTGTGGCTGCACACGTGCAGCAAGGACGGCGAGCACGCCATGGCCAACTACCGACGGCGGGGCTTCCGGCTCTTCGACACCAAGGTCGAGGAGGAGCCCGAGGTGGCCACCCCCGGCCCCTGGCCCGGCGCCTTCGCCGGCTGA